The genomic DNA AAAACATTTCTTGAATGAGTTATTGAACTCCAGGGATGAATCGAAAAAGCACTCTTTATTGGTTCTACCTCCTCTTTTTTATGAAGAGAATGAATCTTTTTATCGAAGgatcataaaaaaatgggtcCAGACCTCTTGCGGAAATAATGTGGAAGATCCAAAACCTAAAATAGTTGTATTTGCTAGCAACAACATAATGGAGGCAGTCAATCAATATAGATTGATCCGAAATCTGATTCAAATCCAATATAGCACCCATGGTTACATAAGAAATGTATTGAATCGATTCAATTGCAACTTCGAATATGGAATTCAAAGGTATCAAATAGGAAATGATACTCTGAATCATCGAACTAGAATGAAATACACGATCAACCAacatttatcaaatttgaaaaagagtCAGAAGAAGTGGTTCGATcctcttattttgatttctcgAACGGAGAGATCTATGAATTGGGATCCTAATGTATATAGATACAAATGGTCCAATGGGAGCAAGAATTTCCAGGAACATTTGGACTATTTCATTTCTGAGCAGAATAGCCGTTTTCAAGTAGTGTTCGATCGATTACATATTAATCAATATTCGATTGATTGGTCTGAGGTTATCGACAAAAAAGATTTGTCTAAGtcactttgtttatttttgtccaagttacttctttttttgcccaagtttcttctctttttgtctaactcacttccttcttttttatttgtgagtTTTGGGGGTATCCCCATTCATAGGTCCGAGATCCACATCTATGAATTGAAAGGTCCGAATGATCCACTCTGTAATCAGTTATTAGAATCAATAGGTCTTCAAatctttcatttgaaaaaaaggaaaccCTTATTATTGGATGACCAAGATACTTCCCAAAAATCGAAATTCTTGATCAATGGAGGAACAATATCACCATTTTTGTTCAATAAGATACCAAAGTGGATGATTGACTCATTCCATACTAGAAAGAATCGCAGGAAATCTTTTGATAACACAGATTCCTATTTCTCAATGATATCCCACGATCCAGACAATTGGCTGAATCCCGTGAAACCATTTCATAGAAGTTCATTgatatactatttttataaagcAAATCGACTTCGATTCTTGAATAATCAATATCACTTCTGCTTCTATTGTAACAAAAGATTCCCTTTTTATGTGGAAAAGGCCCGTatcaataattatgattttacgTATGGACAATTCCTCAAAATCTTGTTCATTCGCAacaaaatcttttctttttgcGATGGTCAAAAAAAACATGCTTTTTTGAAGAGAGATACTATTTCACCAATCGAGTTACAGGTATCTAACATATTGATACCTAACGATTTTCCGCAAAGTGGCGACGAAGGGTATAACTTCTACAAATCTTTCCATTTTCCAATTCGATACGATCCATTCGTTCGTGGAGCTATTTACTCGATCGCAGACATTTCTGGAACACCTCTAACAGAGGGACAAatagtccattttgaaaaaacttattGTCAACCTCTTTCAGATATGAATATACCTGATTCAGAAGGGAAGAACTTGTATCAGTatctcaatttcaattcaaacatgGGTTGGATTCACACTCCATGTTCTGAGAAATATTTACCATccgaaaaaaggaaaaaacggAGTTCTTGTCTACAAAAATGCCTTGAGAAAGGTCAGATGTATAGAACCTTTCAACAAGATAGTGTTTTTTCAACTCTCTCAAAATGGAATCTATTCCAAACATATATACCATGGTTCCTTACCTCGACGGGGTACAAATatctaaatttcatatttttagataCTTTTTCAGACCTATTGCCGATACTAAGTAGCAGCCAAAAATTTGTATCCATTTTTCATGATATTATGCATGGGTCAGATATATTATGGCGAATTCGTCAGATTCCATTGTGTCTTCCACAATGGAATCTGATAAGTGAGATTCCGGGTAATTGTTTCCATAATCTTCTTCTGTCCGAAGAAATGACTCATCGAAATAATGAGTTACTATTGATATCGACACATCTGAGATCGCTAAATGTTCAGGAGTTCTTCTATTCAATCCTTTTCCTTCTCCTTGTTGCTGGATATCTCGTTCGTACACATCTTCTCTTTGTTTCTCGAGTCTATAGTGAGTTACAGACAGAGTTCGAAAAGGTAAAATCTTTGATGATTCCATCATACATGATTGAGTTGCGAAAACTTCTGGATAGGTATCCTACATCTGAACTGAATTCTTTCTGGTTAAAGAATATCTTTCTAGTTGCTCTGGAACAATTAGGAGATTCTCTAGAAGAAATACGGAGTTTTGCTTTTGGTAGCAACATGCTATGGGGTGGTGGTCCCGCTTATGGGGTCAAATCCATACGTTCTAAGAATAAATATTGGAATCTCATCGATCTCATAAGTATTATACCAAATCCCATCAATCGAATCGCTTTTTCGAGAAATACGAGACATCTAAGTCATCCAAGTAAAGCAATCTATTCcttgataagaaaaataaaaaacgtgaATGGTGATTGGATTGATGATCAAATAGAATCCTGGGTCTCGAACACTGATTCGAttgatgataaagaaaaagaattcttGGTTCAGTTTTCTACCTTAACAACAGAAAAAAGGATTGATCAAATTCTATTGAGTCTTACTCATAGTGATCTTTTATCAAAGAATAACTCTGGTTATCAAATAAGTGAACAACCGGGAGCAATTTACTTACGATACTTAGTTGACATTCAAAAAAAGTATCTAATGATTTATGAATTCAATACATCCTGTTTAGTAGAAAGACGTATATTCCTTGCTAATTATCAGACAATTACTTATTCACACACCTTGTGGGGGGCTAATAGTTTGCATTTCCCATCTCATGGAAAACCCTTTTCGCTCCGCTTAGCCCTACCTCCCCCTAGTAGGGGTATTTTAGTGATAGGTTCTATAGGAACTGGACGATCCTATTTGGTCAAATACCTAGCGACAAACTCCTATGTTCCTTTCATTACAGTATTTCTGAACAAGTTCCTGGATAACAAGCCTAAGGGTTTTCTTATTGATAATAGTGACTATATTGATGATAGTGACGATATTGATGATAGTGACGATATTGATGATAGTGACGATAGTGACGATATCGACCGTGACCTTGATATGGAGCTGGAGCTTCTAACTATGATGAATACGCTAACTATGGATATGATGCCAGAAATAGACCGATTTTATATCACCTTTCACTTCGAATTAGCAAAAGCAATGTCTCCTTGCATAATATGGATTCCTAACATTCATGATCTGGATGTGACTGAGTCGAATTACTTATCCCTCGGTCTTTTAGTGAACTATCTCTCCAGGGATTGTGAAAGATGTTCCACTAGAAATATTCTTGTTATTGCTTCGACTCATATTCCCCAAAAAGTAGATCCAGCTCTAATAGCTCCGAATAAATTCAATACATGCATTAAGATACGAAGGCTTCTTATTCCACAACAACGAAAACACTTTTTCACTCTTTCATATACTAGGGGATTTCACTTGGAAAAGAAAATGTCCCATACTAATGGATTCGGGTCCACGACGATGGGTTCAAATGTACGAGATCTTGTAGCACTTAACAATGAGGCCCTATCGATTagtattatacaaaaaaaatccatCATAGACACTAATATAATTAGTTCTGTTCTTCATAGACAAACTTGGGATTTCCGATCTCAGGTAAGATCGGTTCAGGATCATGGGATCCTTTTCTATCAGATAGGAAGGGCTGTTTCACAAAATGTACTTCTAAGTAATTGCTCCATAGAtcctatatctatctatatgaAGAAGAAATCATGTGACGGGGGGATTCTTATTTGTACAAATGGTACTTCGAACTTGGAACGAGTATGAAGAAATTAACGATACTTCTTTACCTTTTGAGTTGTTCTGCCGGATCGGTCGCTCAAGACCTTTGGTCTCTACCCGGACCTGATGAAAAAAATGGGATCACATCTTATGGACTCGTTGAGAAGAATTATGATCTAGTTCATGGCCTATTAGAAGTAGAAGGCGCTCTGGTGGGATCCTCACGTACAGAAAAAGATTGCAGTCAATTTGATAAGGATCGAGTGACATTGCTTCTTCGGTCCGAACCAAGGAATCCCTTAAATAGGATTCAAAATGGATCTTATTCTATCGTTGATCAGAGATTTCTCTATGAAAAATATGAATCGGAGTTTGAAGAAGGGGGAGGAGTCCTCGACCCGCAACAGATAGAGGAGGATTTTTTCAATCACATCGTTTGGGCTCCTAGAATATGGCGCCCTTGGGGCTTTCTATTTGATTGTATTGAAAGGCCCAATAATTTGGGATTTCCCTATTGGGCCAGGTCATTTCGGGACAAGCGGATCATTTATGATGAAGAGGATGAGCTTCAAGAGAATGATTCAGAGTTCTTGCAGGGTGGAACCATGCAGTACCAGACACGAGATAGATCTTCCAAAGAACAGGGCTTTTTTCGAATAAGCCAATTCATTTGGGACCCCGTGGATCCACTCTTTTTCCTATTCAAAGATCAGCCTTTTGTCTCTGTGTTTTCACATCGACAATTCTTTACAGATGAAGAGATGTCAAGGGAACTTCTTACTTCCCAAACAAATCTTCCTACATCTATATATAAACACTGGTTTATCAAGAATACGCAAGAAAAGCATTTTGAATTGTTGATTCATTGCCAGAGATGGCTTAGAATCAATAGTTCATCATCTAAAGGATTTTTCCCTTCTAATACTCTATCTGAGAGttatcaatatttatcaaatCTGTTCCTATCTAACGAAGCGCTATTGGATCAAATGACAAAGACATTGTTGAGAAAAAGATGGCTTTTCCCAGATGAGATAGTTGTTGCTAGCTGCTCCAATAACGAATCATTGGTTTAActgaataactaaaaaaaaaatagatagacctttctttctcttcgtCTCAGGTCGATGGATCTTCTCACTTGAAAGATCCCCTATATCGATAATACACATTCCAGTTGACCGAGCCTAATTCGAATTGTTTTGTTCCGAAGCAAAGAGATCCACGGGGCGGTTTGTCCTATTCAGATATTCACAACCAAGaagtattgaattttatttttgttttcggATAGGCCCTGAAAGGAGAAGAAAGGTTGGAATGCCAATAGGCGTCTATATTTTGAATTCACCCGACCCGAAAGTACACTATCCATTTTGGGAACGTCCGGTGCCAAAGTCATTGAATGGGTAAGTCGCCAATTCCTAAAACGAACTATTTAATGTACTTTATCCGCCCGCTGGGCTACGAGTGGGTATTTTACCAGAGGTTTTTATTGTATCAATCTACCCCTGTGTGATTCTTGTTGAAGCATATACTCCTCGGGGAGGGTAGGGTGCAGGGCGGACGATTTCAAAACCGATTACCCATTCATTAGATAGAGAAGATCACCAAGATTTCGTGATTCGCTGTCGAACTTATTCCAATTCAATAAGAGATCTCAATATTATGCCTTGAAGAGGACTCGAACCTCCACGCTCTTTAGCACGAGATTTTGAGTCTCGCGTGTCTACCATTTCACCACCAAGGCATCTTGAAAGTGAATCGTATTCCATGAATATGATATCTATTTAGTGTGATGTATGGAATATATGACAAAGGTAGAGTGTTAGAGTCTTTTTATTGATTGGTCATGTCATATAGGCCCGAGTCGGACATCCAATTGGTTCGATTTGAATTATCCAGAGGATATCTTATCTatctatatagatagatatagatagatatagatattctatcaaaaaaaaaatggactaattaaacctatttatcGATTCAATAGAAGCCCAAAGAGATGAATTGAATAGGGTCCTAAATAATGAGAGATATGTGAAAAACAGGTCCGATTACGCCTATTCCTAATCCTAAATAGAATGGACGCAGAGATCTATATGTAAACATAGTATCTATTTAGATACGCTCGAATGAACCCTTCTCATAATGAGAATGTATATAACCCCATTTCGGTTGGGTCCGGTATAGAATGAACTTAGAATCATGGAATCGACTCGATCATCAGATTTTCGATTCTAAGTTCATAACCCTAGCCCATTCCCATTTTGGGCGGAGCATATCTACTAATTCTTTGATTCCAGTTAGTAAGGTAAGAGTTGAACTAAGAAATAGATTCTAGAAGCTAAAAAAGGGTATCCTGAGCAATTTCAATAATAGGGTTCATTGATATTCCTGGTATAGTAGATGCTATCACACATACAATCATACTTAATTCGATGGAATTGTTTGATCTTAAAGGGGACCTTCTATAATTTCGCACGTGAGGAGTTATTTCTTGGTTTCGTCCAGTCATTAATAACTtgattatttttagataatagTAGATAGAAACAACGCTTGTAAGGAGTCCTATTGAAACCAAGAAATATAAGCCTGCCTGCCATCCACACCagaataaatgaagttttcCGAAAAAACCTGCTAGTGGAGGAAGACCTCCTAAGGATAAGAGACATAGGGCTAAAGAGAGAGCCAAATAAGGATCTTTCGTGTATAATCCTGCATAATCTCGAATGTTATCAGTTCCGGTACGTAGACCAAATGATACAATGCAAGCAAAAGTTCCTAGATTCATCGAGATATAGAACAGCATATAAGTTATCATGCTTGCATATCCACCATTGGAGTCTCCAACAATTATTCCAATAATTACATATCCGATTTGACCTATGGACGAATACGCAAGCATACGTTTCATGCTTGTTTGGGTAATAGCAATCAGATTCCCCAATATCATGCTAAGAATAGCTAGGATTTCCAGAAGAAGATGCCATTCGTTTGATGAGAAATAAAAAGGGATATCGAAAATTCGAGTGGCTGAAGCTGAAGCAGCTACTTTCGAAGTAACAGAAAGAAAAGCAACGACTGGAGTGGGAGAGTCAGAGTCGAAAAGAGGATTCCTCACTTCTTTCTCTCATTCAAAACCGTGCATGAGACTTTCATCTCGCACGGCTCCtaagtgataaaagaaagaggatgagttcttctttcttttttgattACTTTCCTCGCGTATGTATAAGACCGAATCCtttctattttgaattttcaaaaggATTACTAATCCTTAACTTTTCGAGGAATCCTTCATCAGTGGTTGTGAATGATCTATTTTTCTCAATCTCTATGACTTGTTCCTACGGAACCGAGATCGAAAAcattaagaataagaaatagAACCATCTGATTTGATTCGTTCTCAATAGCCACGAGATGATCATCTTAGGGTGATCCTTTTGTTGACGGATGCTCCTATTATACCCGTAGTCTCTGAAGGATGAGAACCAACTATGTAGCATCTACATCGAGAATTCAAGTATTGTATACGTCATTAGTCCGATCCTTTGTAGGAACTACCCGTAATAACGAACTTGCAAAATGAATCTGTTTATCATAAAGGGATTCGTTGTTCCTGACTCTGCTTCACCTTAATTGTTATTTGAACAAGTAAAGTTATGTCTTGGTCGGAGTGGGAATAGCATTTCTCTTCGGCATGTCCATGGAGTTTTGAAAAATCCAAACATCTCAGAAATAGAGAAAGAGATAGAAATTTATCGAACGAACCGCACTCCTTCGTATACGTCAGGAGTCCATTGATGAGAAGGGGCTGGGGAAAGCTTGAACCCAATTCCTACAGTGATGAATAAAAGTGCAATGAAAATTCCTGGGGAGTTATACATTTGTGTATTGATAAGACCATTCACTATTTCTTGAAGCTCGATCTCTCCCCCGGATGAACCATATAGCCAAGAGAAACCATGAACCAGAATAGAAGAGCTTGCTCCACCCATGAGTAAATATTTCGTAGTAGCCTCATTAGACCGTACATCTTTCTTGGTATATCCAGATAGTAGATAGGAACATAAACTGAAACATTCTAGAGCTACAAAGATAGTTATTAAATCGTTAGCGCCGCATAAAAACATTCCTCCTAGAGTAGTTGTTAATATGAATAAGAGAAACTCTGTTATAGCCATTTCTGTACATTCAATGTACTCTACGGATAGAGGAATACATAGAGTTGAACAtagtaaaataagaaattgaaagatTTCGTTGAAATTGTTCGTTTGGAAATTTCCCGAAAAGGCAATCATAGGTTCTTCTCTCCATCGGAACAATAGGGCCGTTATGCTCATTACTAAACTTGTTGAAGAGATAAAATAGAACCAAGATATATCTTTTTGATCAGAGGTTGAATCAATCATCAGAAGAAGAATTAGGCCAAAAATTAGGATacattctgggaaaataaaactTCCATCGAAGAGAAGCAAATGAAAGGCTTTCATAAAAATTCTTGTAGAATCGAGAATGAAGTTTTCATTCTGTACATGTCAGATCATGAATTAGTAACTGCATCCAATCTCCAAAAAATCCCAATTGTTtcgaatttttttatctttttggaaTGGAATAGTTACAGAATCCCCATGAATAGGACCAAACCTTATTCTGTGGTATTTACATAAGATTcctctttctcattcttaagCAAGTCCCCGAGAGGGCTTAATTGATCCatgatttatgttttgtttttcgtTTCCTTTTCGTTTGTTTCGAGAGATATATTCATCAATTTCGATTCTTTTTCGATCGAGATGTATGGATTCATGGGTCTACGTGTCTATATAGATCCTGTTCATGGATTAACGAAAATGTGCAAAAGCTCTATTTGCCTCTGCCATTCTATGAGTCTCTTCCTTTTTGCGTATGGCATCGCCACTACCTTTGGCAGCATCCACTAATTCGGAACTTAATTTGAAAGCCATATTTCGACCCGGACGTTTTCGGGATGCCCCCAATAACCAACGAATGGCAAGTGCTTTTCCTTGTGCGGATCCTATTTCAACGGGAACTTGATGAGTTGATCCGCCTACGCGTCTTGCTTTTACTGCTATATCGGGAGTTACTCCACGTATTGCTTGACGTAAAACAGATAGTGGATTTGTTTCTGTCTTTTGTTGAATCTTTTTCATAGCTCGATAGAGAATTTGATAAGCCAATGATTTTTTTCCGTGTTTCAGAATACGGTTAACCAACATGTTAACTAATCGATTACGATAAATTGGATCGGATTTTGCGGTTTTTTCTTCTGCAGTACCTCGCCGTGACATGAGCGTGAAAGGAGGAATCCGTTTTTTTAGAACTTTTATAAGggctaaaatcatttattttggcTTTTTGGCACCATATTGTAGGGTGGATCTCGAAAGATATGAAAGATCTCCCTCCAAGCCGTACATACGACTTTCATCGAATACGGCTTTCCACAGAATTCTATATGTATCTATGATATCTAGTATGGAATTCTGTTTACTCACTTGAAATTGAGTATCCGTTCCCCCTTTTCCTGCTAGGATAGGAAATCCTGTATTTTACATATCCATACGATTGAGTCCTTGGGTTTCCAAAATAGTGTAAAGTGCTTCGAATCATTGCTATTTGACTCGGACCTATTCTAAAAAAGTCGAGGCATTTCGAATTGTTTGTTGACACGGACAAAGTCAAGGAAAACCTTTGAAATTCTTTCCATATTGGACCTTGGACATATCATAGTTCCGAATCGAATTTCTTTAGAAAGAAAATCTTTTGTCTCATGGTAGCCTGCTCCAGTTCCCTTACGAAACTTTCGTTATTGGGTTAGCCATACACTTTACATGTTTCTAGCGATTCACATGGCATTTTCAAATGATACAAGTCTTGGATAAGAATCTACAACGCACTAGAACGCCCTTGTTGACGATCCTTTACTCCGACAGCATCTAGGGTTCCTCGAACAATGTGATATCTCACACCGGGTAAATCTTTAACCCTCCCCCTCTTACTAGGACTACAGAATGTTCTTGTAAATTATGGCCAATACCGGGTATATAAGCAGTAATTTCAAATCCAGAGGTTAAGCGTACTCTGGCAACTTTACGTAAGGCAGAGTTTGGTTTTTTGGGTGTAATAGTGGAAAAGTTGACAGATAAGTCACCCTTACTGCCACTCTACAGAACCGTACATGAGATTTTCACTTCATATGGCTCctcgttcaattttttttgaagtcaTTGGATCCGTTTCCTAGTTCGGTTCGAGAATCTCTCCCCTTCTTCTATTCCGTTCCGAAGAGTAACTAGGACCAATTCAGTCACGTTTTCATGTTCCAATTGAACactttcctttttattattctcaaagaagaagattttttctttctttttaccaaACATATGTGGATCCAATCACGATCTTCTAATAAGAACAAGAAATCTTTCGCGATCAATCCTTTTGCCCCATTCTTCAATAATCAGAAAGATCCTTTTCAatgaagttttcattttttcgtTTGGAATCAGGACTCTTCTActgcatttttatttactttctttttttcttttctttcatcattCGTTAACTCCCACAAGGTTTGGTCCTGTAGAATCTGACCCATTTCATCATTgagcgaaaagtacgaaaaaaatCAGATCGATTTTTCGATCAAAAGTACTATGTGAAATCCTCggttttttcctctttctctatCCCTATCTCGTAGGTAGAGCGTTTGAATCAATAGAGAACCCTTTCTTCTGTATCTGGATGAATCGATATTATTACATTCCAATTCCTTCCCGATACCTCGGAACCGAATTGAATCCCAAATTGACGGGTTAGTGTGAGCTTATCCATGCGGTTATGCACCCTTCGAATAGGAATCTATTTTCTGAAAGATCCCAGCTTTCGTGCGTTGGTGGGTCTTCGAGATCCTTTCGATGACCTATGTTGTGTTGAAGGGATATCTATATGAAAAGACAGTTCTATTTCTATTCGATTAGTATTTTCTATTAGTATTAAATTCGTTTGAGTTAGTGATCTCGGCTCAGCTAGTCCTTTCTTTCGTGATGAACTGTTGGCGCCAGTCTTACATTTTGTCTCTGTGGACCGAGGAGAAAGGGAGCTCGGCGGCAAGAGGATTGTAACATGAGATAAGCAAGGAGGTCAACCTTTTTCAAATATACAACATGGGTTCCGGCAATGCAATGTGGTTATACTCTCATGTCGATCTGAATGAATCATCCTTTCCACGGAAGTCAATCTTTGCCTGCTAGGCAAGAGTATAGCAAGTTACAAATTCTGTCTTGGTAGGGCATGtctttttattactattaaattGAAGTAGTTAATGGTGGGGTTACCATTATCCTTTTTGTGGTAATGAATATATGTATGTTCCTAAAAAAAGCAATTTGTCCATTTTTGCGGGGTCTCGAAGGGGCATGGAAACACATAAGAACTCTTGAATTGAAATGGAAAAATAGATAGAACTCCAGTTACTTCGGAAATGGTAAGATCTTTGGCGCAAGAACGCAAGAGGAGGGGTTGATCCGTATCATCTTGACTTGGTTctgatttctctattttttaagaaaatcgaGTCCGGTTCTTCTCCTACCCGTATCGAATAGAACATGCTTAGACAAATCTTCTTCATGGAAAACCTGCTTT from Vigna unguiculata cultivar IT97K-499-35 unplaced genomic scaffold, ASM411807v1 contig_3, whole genome shotgun sequence includes the following:
- the LOC114171560 gene encoding uncharacterized protein LOC114171560, yielding MILALIKVLKKRIPPFTLMSRRGTAEEKTAKSDPIYRNRLVNMLVNRILKHGKKSLAYQILYRAMKKIQQKTETNPLSVLRQAIRGVTPDIAVKARRVGGSTHQVPVEIGSAQGKALAIRWLLGASRKRPGRNMAFKLSSELVDAAKGSGDAIRKKEETHRMAEANRAFAHFR